In the Deinococcus ficus genome, one interval contains:
- a CDS encoding 3-hydroxyacyl-CoA dehydrogenase/enoyl-CoA hydratase family protein, whose amino-acid sequence MQSQPYRIKKAAVIGAGVMGAAIAAQLANAGIPVLLLDIVLPDKPSAEKPDRNFLAKAGIERALKARPAAFMDPARAGLIEVGNLEDDLKKLKDADWILEAIVEKLDAKRELWEKVEKVAKPTAIISSNSSGIPMHLQIEGRSEDFQRRFVGAHFFNPPRYLHLLEVIPTAKTDPAVLRAFSEFGEKTLGKGIVIANDVPGFVANRIGVYGIVRAMQHMEKTGLTPAEVDQLTGPALGRAKSATFRTADLSGLDIIAKVAQDLGAATPDDEDFTLTGNFLGIVQKGIYGDKTGSGFYKKTKEGGKTKILNLNLQTGEYEDQGKVKVGLVEANKGKPLADRVRAMYAAEGREADFLRGAMNDGFWYAAKMAGNVSNRLQDIDNALKWGFGWEQGPFETMDTLGVQQVIQNLEAEGRTLPPLLAKMKESGRDRFYDGDQTVTPEGEATPYEAPYFILTDLKKDVTKVVKKKPGASLVDLGDGVLLVEWHAKMNALGEDQLRMVQEGHKAVGQMGYAGLVIGNQGEHFSAGANLPLILSQAQADEWDELDDMVKQFQQTTTSLRFSPHPTVIAPFGMTLGGGAEFTLHADHVVASAELYMGLVEVGVGLIPGGGGTKEMLLRFTDQLHPGQRVGSSLLPAVQRAFELIGMAKVSTSALEARNLGFLRDHDTVAMNKNHIIQEAKRMVLALAPDYVQPTPRQDIPVMGDAALAALKSALYGMHRGGYITDYDLVVSEQLGKVLSGGTGNNRTAKVSEQHLLDLEREAFLTLLGKKGTQQRIDHMLKTGKPLRN is encoded by the coding sequence ATGCAGAGTCAACCGTACCGAATCAAGAAAGCCGCCGTTATCGGCGCCGGCGTCATGGGCGCCGCCATCGCCGCGCAGCTCGCCAACGCCGGCATCCCCGTCCTGCTGCTGGACATCGTCCTGCCGGACAAACCCAGCGCCGAGAAACCCGACCGCAACTTCCTCGCCAAGGCCGGCATCGAACGCGCCCTCAAGGCCCGCCCGGCCGCCTTCATGGACCCCGCCCGCGCCGGGCTCATCGAGGTCGGCAACCTCGAAGACGACCTGAAAAAACTCAAGGACGCCGACTGGATCCTCGAAGCCATCGTCGAGAAACTGGACGCCAAACGGGAGCTCTGGGAGAAAGTCGAGAAGGTCGCCAAGCCCACCGCGATCATCAGCAGCAACTCCAGCGGCATCCCCATGCACCTCCAGATCGAGGGCCGCAGCGAGGACTTCCAGCGCCGCTTCGTGGGCGCGCACTTCTTCAACCCGCCCCGCTACCTGCACCTGCTCGAAGTCATCCCCACCGCCAAGACCGACCCCGCGGTCCTCAGGGCCTTCAGCGAGTTCGGCGAGAAGACGCTCGGCAAGGGCATCGTCATCGCCAACGACGTGCCCGGCTTCGTCGCCAACCGCATCGGCGTGTACGGCATCGTGCGCGCCATGCAGCACATGGAGAAGACCGGCCTGACCCCCGCCGAGGTGGACCAGCTCACCGGCCCCGCCCTGGGCCGCGCCAAGAGTGCCACCTTCCGCACCGCCGACCTGTCCGGCCTGGACATCATCGCCAAGGTCGCCCAGGACCTGGGAGCGGCCACCCCGGACGACGAGGACTTCACCCTTACGGGCAACTTCCTCGGCATCGTGCAGAAAGGCATCTACGGCGACAAGACCGGCAGCGGCTTCTACAAGAAGACCAAGGAAGGCGGCAAGACCAAGATCCTGAACCTCAACCTCCAGACCGGCGAGTACGAGGACCAGGGCAAGGTCAAGGTCGGCCTGGTGGAAGCGAACAAGGGCAAGCCCCTCGCCGACCGCGTCAGGGCCATGTACGCCGCCGAAGGCAGGGAAGCCGACTTCCTGCGCGGCGCCATGAACGACGGCTTCTGGTACGCCGCCAAGATGGCCGGCAACGTCAGCAACCGCCTCCAGGACATCGACAACGCCCTGAAATGGGGCTTCGGCTGGGAACAGGGCCCCTTCGAGACCATGGACACCCTGGGTGTGCAGCAGGTCATCCAGAACCTCGAAGCCGAAGGCCGCACCCTGCCGCCCCTGCTGGCGAAGATGAAGGAGTCCGGCCGGGACCGCTTCTACGACGGCGACCAGACCGTCACACCCGAAGGCGAGGCCACCCCGTACGAGGCGCCGTACTTCATCCTCACCGACCTGAAGAAGGACGTCACCAAGGTCGTCAAGAAAAAGCCCGGCGCGAGCCTCGTGGACCTCGGCGACGGCGTACTGCTCGTCGAATGGCACGCCAAGATGAACGCCCTCGGCGAGGACCAGCTGCGCATGGTCCAGGAAGGCCACAAGGCCGTGGGGCAGATGGGCTACGCCGGCCTCGTGATCGGCAACCAGGGCGAACACTTCAGCGCCGGCGCGAACCTCCCCCTGATCCTCTCGCAGGCCCAGGCAGACGAGTGGGACGAACTGGACGACATGGTCAAGCAGTTCCAGCAGACCACCACCAGCCTGCGCTTCAGCCCCCACCCCACCGTCATCGCGCCCTTCGGCATGACCCTGGGCGGCGGCGCGGAATTCACCCTGCACGCCGACCACGTCGTCGCCTCAGCGGAACTGTACATGGGCCTCGTGGAAGTCGGCGTGGGCCTGATCCCCGGCGGCGGCGGCACCAAGGAAATGCTGCTGCGCTTCACCGACCAGCTCCACCCCGGCCAGCGCGTCGGCAGTTCCCTGCTGCCCGCCGTGCAGCGCGCCTTCGAACTGATCGGCATGGCCAAGGTCAGCACCAGCGCCCTCGAGGCCCGCAACCTCGGGTTCCTGCGCGACCACGACACCGTCGCCATGAACAAAAACCACATCATCCAGGAAGCCAAGCGCATGGTCCTGGCCCTCGCCCCGGACTACGTGCAGCCCACCCCCCGCCAGGACATCCCCGTCATGGGCGACGCCGCCCTCGCCGCCCTGAAAAGCGCCCTGTACGGCATGCACCGCGGCGGGTACATCACCGACTACGACCTCGTCGTCAGCGAACAGCTGGGCAAGGTCCTCTCCGGCGGCACCGGCAACAACCGCACCGCCAAGGTCAGCGAACAGCACCTG
- a CDS encoding N-formylglutamate amidohydrolase yields MTRTGRLLIVTPHPSGALPADVLHDMLGAEMFESGTREALLRRVFLDGDPFTDLIFHRPGARHVQAPWSRFTVDLNRDRDDREDNGVVKLTTFDRQALYPEGFTLTGEAREARLRRTWDPFHTLLDAEAREAALVIVGHAMAPTGPALGPDQGAPRPALCLMTGTAGEPTVPEALWAPLQQAAVLAFAPVLAGSAIQGVTVGVPWTTDTISRQLSRAGTPAFGLEVNSGLYLDGGQPRDGVLRDLNAAFIRFADAALALIG; encoded by the coding sequence ATGACCCGCACCGGCCGGCTCCTGATCGTCACCCCACACCCCTCCGGCGCGCTGCCCGCCGACGTGCTGCACGACATGCTGGGAGCAGAGATGTTCGAGTCGGGCACCCGCGAGGCGCTGCTGCGCCGCGTGTTCCTGGACGGCGACCCCTTCACGGACCTGATCTTCCACCGGCCCGGCGCGCGGCACGTGCAGGCCCCCTGGAGCCGCTTCACGGTGGACCTCAACCGCGACCGGGACGACCGGGAGGACAACGGCGTGGTCAAACTCACGACCTTCGACCGGCAGGCCCTGTACCCGGAAGGGTTCACGCTGACCGGCGAGGCCCGCGAGGCCCGGCTGCGCCGCACCTGGGACCCCTTCCACACTCTGCTGGACGCCGAGGCCCGCGAGGCGGCCCTGGTGATCGTGGGGCACGCGATGGCGCCCACCGGCCCTGCCCTGGGCCCGGACCAGGGCGCCCCCCGCCCGGCCCTTTGCCTGATGACCGGTACGGCCGGCGAGCCCACCGTGCCGGAGGCGCTCTGGGCGCCGCTTCAGCAGGCGGCCGTGCTAGCCTTCGCGCCGGTGCTGGCGGGCAGCGCCATTCAGGGCGTGACGGTGGGCGTGCCCTGGACCACCGACACCATCAGCCGCCAGCTGAGCCGCGCCGGCACGCCCGCGTTCGGCCTGGAGGTGAACAGCGGCCTGTACCTGGACGGCGGCCAGCCGCGCGACGGCGTGCTGCGGGATCTGAACGCCGCGTTCATCCGGTTCGCGGACGCGGCGCTGGCATTGATCGGGTAA
- a CDS encoding polyprenyl synthetase family protein, with amino-acid sequence MRPELLARVLSLLPAPGRRPELDGYAAMLRDYPQRGGKGIRSELVLASARAHGLNPDAPTWDGALWLAAGVEMFQNWVLIHDDIEDDSEDRRGRPALHRLHGVPLAINAGDGLHAYMWEAVWKSGVPGGMDAFLGMIHRTAEGQHLDLCWVEDSRWDLTPDDYLDMVRLKTSYYTVVVPLALGALAAGAAPHAAFEPAGRALGAAFQIRDDVLNLTGDPQKYGKEIGGDLLEGKRTLITLHWLEHAPAEQREAFLAQMRLPRPDKDPQVIADVHRWLLDSGSVAHAQAVAAQEAALGLRLLEQALQGAANPDAARELIGAMRALATRDA; translated from the coding sequence ATGCGTCCCGAACTGCTTGCGCGTGTGCTGAGCCTGCTTCCCGCCCCCGGCCGCCGCCCCGAACTGGACGGGTACGCCGCCATGCTCCGCGACTACCCGCAGCGCGGCGGCAAGGGCATCCGCAGCGAACTCGTGCTCGCCTCCGCCCGCGCGCACGGCCTGAATCCGGACGCGCCCACCTGGGACGGCGCACTGTGGCTGGCGGCCGGGGTGGAGATGTTCCAGAACTGGGTGCTGATCCACGACGACATCGAGGACGACAGCGAGGACCGCCGCGGCCGCCCCGCCCTGCACCGCCTGCACGGCGTGCCGCTCGCCATCAATGCCGGGGACGGCCTGCACGCCTACATGTGGGAAGCGGTGTGGAAGTCCGGCGTGCCCGGCGGCATGGACGCCTTCCTGGGCATGATTCACCGCACGGCCGAGGGCCAGCACCTCGACCTGTGCTGGGTGGAGGACAGCCGCTGGGACCTCACCCCGGACGACTACCTGGACATGGTGCGCCTGAAGACGTCGTACTACACCGTGGTCGTGCCGCTGGCCCTGGGGGCGCTCGCGGCCGGAGCGGCGCCGCACGCGGCGTTCGAACCGGCGGGCCGGGCGCTGGGCGCCGCGTTCCAGATCCGCGACGACGTGCTGAACCTGACCGGCGACCCGCAGAAGTACGGCAAGGAGATCGGCGGGGACCTGCTGGAAGGCAAGCGCACCCTGATCACGCTGCACTGGCTGGAGCACGCCCCGGCCGAACAGCGAGAGGCGTTCCTGGCGCAGATGCGCCTGCCCCGGCCGGACAAGGACCCGCAGGTGATCGCGGACGTGCACCGCTGGCTGCTGGACAGCGGCAGCGTGGCGCACGCGCAGGCGGTGGCGGCGCAGGAAGCGGCGCTGGGCCTCAGGCTGCTGGAGCAGGCCCTTCAGGGTGCGGCAAACCCGGACGCGGCGCGCGAGCTGATCGGCGCGATGCGCGCCCTCGCCACCCGCGACGCCTGA